A genomic region of Procambarus clarkii isolate CNS0578487 chromosome 88, FALCON_Pclarkii_2.0, whole genome shotgun sequence contains the following coding sequences:
- the LOC123745806 gene encoding tetra-peptide repeat homeobox protein 1-like, with product MLYSTLTVVFYVAGVTCQYLPLQAPALRQDFGTSAAFSHNIPRDTGRPRPLLSATIGNLQSSAQTSAVNDAIILQGPGSGLVPDAGQHRGSLPAGSYFPQGFHSDVGPLVGQGVLGGPGPLVGQGVLGGPGPLVGQGVLGGPGPLVGQGVLGGPGPLVGQGVLGGPGPLVGQGVLGGPGPLVGQGVLGGPGPLVGQGVLGGPGPLVGSGPATIFSGGRLAQVNVPLVAVGSTGSSGSVVRPVGLPQVRRVDDVFHPTVTQVVTIDRCVTVTDQAFNSVAVTLTSFSVQTVTVGTRSVLQTPVDDRVALQTSVFVRPTSVTLTEVKSDFRIVTETSLSYVTLGHTSYVINQYTYTTTATQVLTYTATVVHTNINTKSTTFTNYRTVTDTLYVNSGYGYRPQ from the exons ATGCTGTATTCTACGTTAACCGTGGTCTTCTACGTGGCTGGTGTGACCTGCCAATATCTACCcttgcag GCTCCAGCTCTACGGCAGGACTTCGGTACATCAGCTGCTTTTAGCCACAATATTCCCAGGGACACTGGTCGCCCTCGTCCTCTGTTAAGCGCAACAATCGGGAACCTGCAGAGTAGCGCTCAAACGAGCGCAGTTAATGACGCCATTATCCTCCAGGGCCCTGGCAGCGGCCTCGTGCCTGACGCAGGCCAGCACAGAGGAAGTCTTCCTGCTGGGAGTTACTTTCCCCAAGGCTTTCACAGTGATGTAGGTCCTCTTGTCGGCCAGGGTGTCCTCGGTGGTCCGGGTCCTCTTGTCGGCCAGGGTGTCCTCGGTGGTCCGGGTCCTCTTGTCGGCCAGGGTGTCCTCGGTGGTCCGGGTCCTCTTGTCGGCCAGGGTGTCCTCGGTGGTCCGGGTCCTCTTGTCGGCCAGGGTGTCCTCGGTGGTCCGGGTCCTCTTGTCGGCCAGGGTGTCCTCGGTGGTCCGGGTCCTCTTGTCGGCCAGGGTGTCCTCGGTGGTCCGGGCCCTCTTGTCGGCCAGGGTGTCCTCGGTGGTCCGGGTCCTCTTGTCGGTAGTGGTCCAGCTACCATATTCAGCGGTGGCAGGTTGGCCCAGGTGAACGTGCCTCTGGTCGCAGTGGGCAGCACTGGATCTTCTGGAAGTGTTGTCAGACCTGTTGGCCTCCCTCAGGTCAGGAGGGTGGACGATGTCTTCCACCCCACTGTCACCCAAGTTGTCACCATCGACCGTTGCGTCACTGTCACCGACCAAGCCTTCAACAGCGTTGCAGTCACCCTAACTTCCTTCAGTGTGCAGACTGTCACCGTCGGAACACGCTCG GTGCTACAGACGCCTGTTGATGACCGGGTCGCTCTTCAGACGTCTGTGTTTGTCCGGCCAACGTCAGTAACGTTAACGGAAGTGAAGTCTGACTTCAGGATAGTGACAGAGACGTCGCTAAGCTACGTGACCCTCGGCCACACGTCATACGTTATCAACCagtacacctacaccaccacggcCACCCAGGT GTTGACGTACACGGCGACGGTGGTACACACGAATATTAACACCAAGAGCACTACCTTCACCAACTACCGGACAGTGACGGACACCTTGTACGTTAACAGCGGCTACGGCTACCGTCCTCAATAA